The following proteins are encoded in a genomic region of Halorhodospira halophila:
- the prsK gene encoding XrtA/PEP-CTERM system histidine kinase PrsK: MLSAASYAVALAGFLGLAGATLLLWRDRPGAVALVAAALLTAGWAGEHVWLSLQLGDGAVVVGSGFWEVVRAGGWFVLLLALMARMHGHSRRGQRALRRWGVVLSGLLLLALVPLMGLGWGLEPFYGLVLLLLAITGLVLVEQTYRNTPEQERWSIKFLCLGVGGLFAFDLFLLADRVLFQAVETPTIQARGLANALVVPLLAISMQRQLPRDKAPVISRHLVFHTAALTGAGLYLLAVGLAGYLLRELGGDWGALLQAALLFGAALLLILVLFSGSFRARLRVLINKHFFNYKYDYREEWLRFTETLSREHDEQPLRQRGVGAIAELVDSPGGLLWVQDRQCDYRLEGVLNLGEPDHPPESGEGGLVPFLRQTGWVVDLDDLRRDPDLYPGLQPPAWLLENTRYWLLVPLLQGDDLTGFVVLAQPRTSRVIEWEERDLLKTAGRQLAVYVALMQTDEALLEARQFETFHRLAAFLVHDLKNVSGQLSLVLANAERHRDNPAFVANAFETVGHARERLDRTLAQLRHAQPGPAAPAQRVELAEVLRQVVDGARGEPRPELHLDQEVQVVADHDRLFNIVSHLVRNAQEATPADGRVTVRLSQRQEWGYIVIEDNGHGMDPLFMRDRLFRPFQTTKGNAGMGIGVYEAREYIAALGGRIDVESEPGSGTRFTVRLLARTAAAVSAPAAAVS; encoded by the coding sequence ATGCTCTCTGCTGCAAGCTACGCCGTGGCACTGGCCGGGTTCCTGGGGCTCGCCGGGGCGACTCTGTTGCTCTGGCGTGATCGGCCCGGTGCCGTTGCGCTGGTGGCCGCGGCGCTGCTCACCGCCGGGTGGGCGGGCGAGCACGTCTGGCTGTCGCTGCAGCTGGGCGACGGTGCGGTGGTTGTTGGCAGTGGCTTCTGGGAAGTGGTTCGGGCGGGTGGTTGGTTCGTGCTGCTGCTGGCCCTGATGGCGCGCATGCATGGCCACAGCCGCCGGGGCCAGCGGGCATTGCGCCGCTGGGGGGTTGTCCTAAGTGGCTTACTGCTGCTTGCCTTGGTGCCGTTGATGGGGCTCGGGTGGGGCCTGGAGCCGTTTTACGGGCTGGTGCTGCTCCTGCTCGCCATCACCGGTCTGGTCCTGGTCGAGCAGACCTACCGCAACACCCCGGAGCAGGAGCGCTGGTCGATCAAGTTCCTGTGCCTGGGGGTGGGCGGGCTCTTCGCCTTCGATCTCTTCTTGCTTGCCGATCGGGTGCTGTTCCAGGCGGTGGAGACGCCGACGATCCAGGCCCGCGGGCTGGCCAACGCCCTGGTGGTGCCGCTGCTTGCGATCTCTATGCAGCGGCAGCTGCCCCGCGACAAGGCCCCGGTGATCTCCCGACACCTGGTTTTCCATACGGCGGCGCTCACCGGCGCCGGTCTGTACCTGCTGGCGGTAGGCCTCGCGGGCTACCTGCTCCGGGAGCTGGGCGGTGATTGGGGGGCGCTCCTCCAGGCCGCGCTGCTGTTCGGCGCTGCCCTGCTGCTGATTCTGGTCCTCTTCTCGGGCAGCTTCCGCGCCCGTCTGCGCGTGCTGATCAACAAGCACTTCTTCAACTACAAGTACGATTACCGCGAGGAGTGGCTGCGCTTCACGGAGACCCTCTCCCGGGAGCATGACGAGCAGCCGCTGCGCCAGCGGGGGGTGGGGGCGATCGCTGAGCTGGTCGACAGCCCGGGCGGCTTGCTCTGGGTCCAGGATCGCCAGTGCGATTACCGATTGGAAGGCGTGCTCAACCTGGGTGAGCCGGATCACCCGCCGGAGTCGGGTGAAGGCGGGCTGGTACCGTTTCTCCGTCAGACCGGGTGGGTGGTGGACCTCGACGATCTGCGCCGTGACCCGGATTTGTACCCAGGGCTGCAGCCGCCCGCCTGGTTGCTGGAGAACACCCGTTACTGGCTCCTCGTCCCGCTGCTCCAAGGCGATGATCTGACCGGTTTTGTCGTGCTGGCCCAGCCCCGGACATCGCGGGTGATCGAGTGGGAAGAGCGGGATCTGCTCAAGACGGCGGGGCGTCAGCTCGCCGTTTATGTGGCACTGATGCAGACCGACGAGGCGCTGCTCGAGGCGCGGCAGTTCGAGACCTTCCACCGCCTCGCGGCCTTCCTCGTCCATGATCTAAAGAACGTCTCCGGGCAGCTCTCGCTGGTGTTGGCCAATGCCGAGCGGCATCGGGACAACCCGGCGTTCGTGGCCAACGCCTTCGAGACCGTTGGACACGCCAGGGAGCGCTTGGATCGGACGCTGGCGCAGCTGCGCCACGCCCAGCCGGGTCCGGCGGCGCCGGCGCAGCGGGTCGAGCTCGCCGAGGTGCTACGTCAGGTGGTGGATGGGGCGCGGGGAGAGCCGCGGCCCGAGCTGCACCTGGATCAGGAGGTGCAGGTGGTGGCCGACCACGATCGACTCTTCAATATCGTCTCCCATCTGGTCCGCAATGCCCAGGAGGCCACACCGGCGGATGGCCGGGTGACCGTGCGGCTGAGTCAGCGCCAGGAGTGGGGCTATATTGTGATCGAGGACAACGGTCACGGCATGGATCCGCTCTTCATGCGGGATCGGCTGTTCCGACCGTTCCAGACTACCAAGGGCAACGCGGGGATGGGCATCGGCGTCTACGAGGCCCGTGAGTACATCGCTGCCCTCGGTGGGCGTATCGACGTCGAGAGCGAGCCGGGCAGTGGCACGCGCTTCACGGTGCGGCTGTTGGCGCGCACGGCCGCGGCGGTGTCGGCCCCGGCGGCGGCCGTGTCCTGA